One Telluria mixta DNA window includes the following coding sequences:
- a CDS encoding ABC transporter substrate-binding protein yields the protein MASKVPLKIAIAEHPHTAAIRNGTIPIEGVDAEFVTVKPQIGAFRRMVRDVEFDVCELAPTTYIIARAYGAPFVALPIFVVRRFHHGGLLVRPDAGIRTPKDLEGKKVGVRAYSVTTGVWLRQALIDDFGLDTSKVTWVVDDEEHVTQLQLPPNVIHAPEGTSLADMMAKGELVAGVEGAAGIGRTGAPTGGWQEVEADYPDLLPNAAALEADSYARTGIYPMHGTIVVKDSVLAEHPWIAQSLYTAFDRAKKEWLARLDAGEATTAGDKKYLKLREIVGYDPLPYGIEENRKTIEALEQTAFKQGLTPRRMSMGELFVDPQAR from the coding sequence TTGGCCAGCAAAGTTCCGCTCAAGATCGCAATCGCCGAGCATCCGCATACCGCCGCAATCCGTAACGGCACCATCCCCATCGAAGGCGTGGATGCCGAATTCGTCACCGTCAAGCCGCAGATCGGCGCGTTCCGCCGCATGGTGCGCGACGTCGAATTCGACGTCTGCGAACTGGCGCCGACCACCTACATCATCGCCCGTGCCTACGGTGCCCCATTCGTCGCCCTGCCGATCTTCGTCGTGCGCCGCTTCCACCATGGCGGCCTGCTCGTCCGCCCGGATGCCGGCATCAGGACGCCGAAGGACCTGGAAGGCAAGAAGGTCGGCGTGCGCGCGTATTCCGTCACGACGGGCGTGTGGCTGCGCCAGGCGCTGATCGACGACTTCGGCCTGGACACGTCGAAGGTGACCTGGGTCGTCGACGACGAGGAACATGTCACCCAGCTGCAGCTGCCGCCGAACGTCATCCACGCGCCTGAAGGCACCTCGCTGGCGGACATGATGGCCAAAGGCGAACTCGTGGCCGGCGTCGAAGGCGCGGCGGGCATCGGCCGCACCGGCGCCCCGACCGGCGGCTGGCAGGAAGTCGAGGCGGACTACCCCGACCTGCTTCCGAATGCGGCCGCCCTGGAAGCCGATTCGTATGCCCGCACCGGCATCTACCCGATGCACGGCACGATCGTCGTCAAGGACTCGGTACTGGCCGAGCATCCATGGATCGCGCAATCGCTGTACACCGCGTTCGACCGCGCTAAGAAGGAATGGCTCGCGCGCCTGGACGCCGGCGAAGCCACGACCGCCGGCGACAAGAAATACCTCAAGCTGCGCGAGATCGTCGGTTACGACCCGCTCCCCTACGGGATCGAGGAAAACCGCAAGACCATCGAAGCGCTGGAACAGACCGCGTTCAAGCAGGGCCTGACGCCGCGCCGCATGTCGATGGGTGAACTGTTCGTCGATCCGCAGGCACGTTGA